The proteins below are encoded in one region of Erinaceus europaeus chromosome 15, mEriEur2.1, whole genome shotgun sequence:
- the NSMCE1 gene encoding non-structural maintenance of chromosomes element 1 homolog isoform X1: MQSSSRRMGVMTDVHRRFLQLLMTHGVMEEREVAHLQKHCYKVHDSSATADKLEDFINNINSVLESLYIEIKKGITEDDGRPIYALVNLATTPVSKMASDYAENELDLFRKALELIIDSESGFASSTNILNLVDQLKGKRMRKKEAEQVLQKFVQNKWLIEKEGEFTLHGRAILEMEQYIRGMYPDSVKTCNICHGLLIQGQSCETCGIRMHLPCVAKYFQANPEPHCPHCNDYWPHEIPEVFDPEKEGEPTISRPHRKSLRSRQH; the protein is encoded by the exons ATGCAGAGCAGCTCGAGGAGAATGGGCGTGATGACGGATGTCCACCGGCGCTTCCTGCAGCTGCTGATGACGCACGGCGTGATGGAGGagcgggaggtggcgcacctgcagAAGCACTGCTACAAGGTCCACGACA GCAGTGCTACTGCGGACAAGCTGGAGGACTtcatcaacaacatcaacagcgtCCTGGAGTCCCTGTACATCGAGATCAAGAAGGGCATCACAGAGGACGACGGCCGACCCATCTATGCGCTG GTGAACCTTGCAACAACTCCAGTTTCCAAGATGGCCTCGGATTATGCGGAGAACGAGCTGGATCTGTTTAGAAAGGCT CTGGAACTGATCATTGATTCCGAATCCGGCTTTGCGTCCTCCACAAACATCCTGAACCTGGTCGACCAGCTAAAAGgcaagaggatgaggaagaaggagGCGGAGCAGGTGCTGCAGAAGTTCGTTCAGAACAAGTGGCTGATCGAG AAGGAAGGGGAGTTCACGCTGCACGGCCGGGCCATCCTGGAGATGGAGCAGTACATCCGGGGCATGTACCCCGACTCCGTGAAGACCTGCAACATCTGCCACGGCCTCCTCATTCAG GGGCAGAGCTGCGAGACCTGTGGCATCAGGATGCACCTGCCCTGCGTAGCCAAGTACTTCCAGGCCAACCCGGAGCCACACTGCCCGCACTGCAATGACTACTGGCCCCACGAGATCCCAG AAGTCTTCGACCCTGAGAAAGAGGGGGAGCCCACCATCTCCAGGCCACACAGGAAGTCCCTGCGCTCGCGGCAGCACTAG
- the NSMCE1 gene encoding non-structural maintenance of chromosomes element 1 homolog isoform X2 — MQSSSRRMGVMTDVHRRFLQLLMTHGVMEEREVAHLQKHCYKVHDSSATADKLEDFINNINSVLESLYIEIKKGITEDDGRPIYALVNLATTPVSKMASDYAENELDLFRKALELIIDSESGFASSTNILNLVDQLKGKRMRKKEAEQVLQKFVQNKWLIEKEGEFTLHGRAILEMEQYIRGMYPDSVKTCNICHGLLIQGQSCETCGIRMHLPCVAKYFQANPEPHCPHCNDYWPHEIPVFDPEKEGEPTISRPHRKSLRSRQH, encoded by the exons ATGCAGAGCAGCTCGAGGAGAATGGGCGTGATGACGGATGTCCACCGGCGCTTCCTGCAGCTGCTGATGACGCACGGCGTGATGGAGGagcgggaggtggcgcacctgcagAAGCACTGCTACAAGGTCCACGACA GCAGTGCTACTGCGGACAAGCTGGAGGACTtcatcaacaacatcaacagcgtCCTGGAGTCCCTGTACATCGAGATCAAGAAGGGCATCACAGAGGACGACGGCCGACCCATCTATGCGCTG GTGAACCTTGCAACAACTCCAGTTTCCAAGATGGCCTCGGATTATGCGGAGAACGAGCTGGATCTGTTTAGAAAGGCT CTGGAACTGATCATTGATTCCGAATCCGGCTTTGCGTCCTCCACAAACATCCTGAACCTGGTCGACCAGCTAAAAGgcaagaggatgaggaagaaggagGCGGAGCAGGTGCTGCAGAAGTTCGTTCAGAACAAGTGGCTGATCGAG AAGGAAGGGGAGTTCACGCTGCACGGCCGGGCCATCCTGGAGATGGAGCAGTACATCCGGGGCATGTACCCCGACTCCGTGAAGACCTGCAACATCTGCCACGGCCTCCTCATTCAG GGGCAGAGCTGCGAGACCTGTGGCATCAGGATGCACCTGCCCTGCGTAGCCAAGTACTTCCAGGCCAACCCGGAGCCACACTGCCCGCACTGCAATGACTACTGGCCCCACGAGATCCCAG TCTTCGACCCTGAGAAAGAGGGGGAGCCCACCATCTCCAGGCCACACAGGAAGTCCCTGCGCTCGCGGCAGCACTAG